GCTAAGCCCACGAGAACAATCGCCGAGGCCGCCGGGAGACGCAAGCGGACGGCGGGGAGTCTACGACGAGGCACGCTCCGATTCTATGGGCGCGCCCGCTCTCGCTCCCCGCCGGGGCGCTGCGCCCGCGGATGCTCAGGCACAGCAGCCGCCGCGTCGGCGCTTCAGTCCCCGGTCGACCACGGGGTGCCTCCGAGCGCCATCGCCGGTTCAAGGGACCCGACGCCCTCGTCCTCGGCGCTGTCATCCATCGCAGGGTCCGACTCCGCATCGAGCACCTCCCCCGTTGCATGGTCGACGCCGACGGGTGCCGAATCCTGCCCGGACGACGGACGACTCGCCTTCACGAAAGCGCTTGCACCCCAACGCAGGTCATGCCCGATCGCCTCCGCCTCGATATCGGCGCTCATGCCCTTGCGCTCCGCGTTCTCCCACTCGCGCAGCTTCAGTTTGCCGGTCACGATCACGGCATCTCCCTGGTGCAGCGACGACTTGGCGTGATCGGCGAGCTGGCGGAAGGCGGAGACGTTGTACCAATTGGTGCCGGCGTAGCGTACATTCATCCATGTGACTAGGAATCCACGCAGAGCCGCGATCTACGCTCGCATCTCGCAAGATACTGAAGGCGCCGAAGTAGGCGTAAGCAATCAGGTTGCGTCGGCGCGCGCACTGGCACAAGACCACGGCCTCGAGGTTGTCGCAACGTATCAGGACAACGACACCGGTGCGTCGTCGCTGTCGAAGAAGGCACGCCCCGACTTCGCCGCGCTCATCGCTGCCGCCGCGCGTGGCGAGTTCGAAGTGATCCTCGCCTATTCGATGAGTCGTCTTACGCGTCGGCCTGCCGAGTGGGAAACGCTCATCACGCTCGCCCAGACGCACAAGATCGAGTTCATCTATCGAGTCTCACCGCGCTACGACCTCAACACCGCAGACGGGCGCGCCACGGCTCGCACGGTCGCGGCTTGGGATGCGGCCGAGGCCGAGCGGACAGGCGAGCGCGTGCGCATGGCCAAGACCGCCGCGCTAGCGAAGGGCAAAGACCTCGGTGGCCCTCGGCCGTTCGGCTGGGAACCCAGCCGCCGCGAGCACCGCCCCGCCGAAGCCGAGGCTATCCGGTCCGCCGCCGCCGCGATCCTGGCTGGCGCCTCGGTCAGCTCAGTCGCGAAGGCGTGGACGGCCGCTGGCATCGCTCCCCCGCGCGCTGGACGCCCGAGCCGCAACGGCGGCACAGCATCGCACCAGTGGCGGCCGCAGGCCGTGCGCCACATCTTGAGCAACCCTCGCCAGATTGGGCGCATGGTCGTCAAAGGCGTCGACTATGGCCGCGTTGCTGAACCGATCCTCACGGATCACGACCACGCCGCGCTGCTGGCGATTTTCGCGAACCCGGCACGCAAGCCCAAGCGCGGACCCGAACCTCTCACGTCGACCGCGCAACAGCTGGTCAAGTGCGGCACCTGTGGCGGCAGCATGAGCGCTGGCTACTCGCGCGGCTATCGCTCCATCCGATGCGCCGACGCGAGCTATCGCCCCGGCCCTCACCCCGTGATCGCGCTTACGATCGCCGAAGCCCAACTCGGCGCGGCCGCACTCTGGGCCCTTACCTTTCAACAGCCCAAAGAGATCGAGAGCGTCACACCCGAGGTTGCCACGCTCCAAGTAAAGATCGCCGACGACAAAGCGAAGCTCGAGCGTGTGACCGCCGCATTCATCGGCGGCATCGGGGATCTCGATTATCTCGGGCGCGAATCAGTCACGCTGAAAGGCGCGATCGCCGACGCGCAGAGTCGTCTGGATGCACTACTGGCTCATAGTGACTCGGCGGGCGCGGTTGCCGTTGCGCGGCAGTTTGTCACCGGATGGGGTGAGGGTGCCTCGCTAATCGAGATCAGTCCCGAGAAGGCCTTCGGCGGCGCATGGGGTGAGTACTGGCAGAGTCTTGAGATCCCCGCGCGTCGCCGCCTCTTGCGCGGCCTCTTCCGCGATATCCGCACGGTCGCTGCCGACGATAGCGACCCTGGACGCTTCATCTATGACGGCGTGCGCCTTCACGTGAGCGCTGCCGAGCCGAGACCCTTTGACCTATCCAACCTCAACCCCGACGACGCATTCTAAGAGAGAAGAGAGAACGTTGAATCAGATGGCCCCCGACGAGAGGCGAGCAGTAACTCCCCCGCTCCCCAACCAGAACGTACTCATGCTAGAAAACATGAAGCGCGAGAAGGAGAAGACCGACGCATTCAACGCACTCGCATCGCGTGTGCTCAACGCAACCGAGCGCGCGAAGACGCTCGGCTTCATGCTCGGCGAAGATCGGACAGTCAAGAACGCCGATGCAGTCAGCGGCCCGTTCAGACTCTCACGACCGGCGCGCAGCATGGCCGACCAAGGCGCAAGTGTCGGGCGTCTGACGCTCGAGCAGGTGGAGCGCAAGCTCGATGAGATCGGCGCCTCGCGATGATGGGTCACAGCTTCGACCTATGGCGCGCACTCGATGGCTGGAGCGGCGGGTGCCGCGCGCATGGCGGTCGCACTGCACTCAACCGCACCCAGCGAGCCGCGAAGGTAGATCTCATCGAGTCGTGCGCCGCGCGGCAGGCAATGAGCTACCTCTCCAACATCGAGAGCATGACGGCGGACCTAACGCGGCACCCCGACGACAGGTGGACACATATATATCTCAAAAGGGCACTCGTTGAGGCCGATGCGCATGGCATCGGCGCGGCGCATCCCGAGATGCTCAACGCCCAGTTAGTACTGTCGCGCTGGACTGCGGAACGAGTGATTCCGAGCATGAGTTCATCTGCAGTCTGATCGGAGACATGAACCATGACCGAGGCAGTTCACACGCTGGAGGAAGCTGCTGAGATCCTCCGCGTGCCGTACCGCACGCTCCGAGATGGTGTCTACGCGGGACGTTGGCCGCACCGCAAGATATCCGAGCGCAAGAGGCTCATGACAGACGAAGATATTCAGGCGGTGCTCGATCTCACGGCTACCCAGCCATCCCCCACTGCGAACCCGAGCGAGTTCGCCGCCCGGACGACCAAAGCAAACGTCCTCGCACTCATGGATGGTTGAACCATCGCCCCGTAACACCCGCGAACGCCCTGGTGGGTGAAGCCGAACCTCGACCCCGACGCGATATCAGCACCTAAACTCCTAGACGCTCCGCTCCATAACCCGCTCATCTGGCTTTCCTCTCTGGGCCAGGTGGGCGGGTTTCTACCTAGCTCGACCCCTTCCGGCGTCCGACTCCTAGACTCCGCCGCATCAGGGCAGTAAACGCCAAGGCGCGGCTAGAGAGTCGCCACACCTCGAAGGACGGTACGCATGACCAATGACCCCTATGCCCCATACGGGCCGAACGTAAAGCTCTACCCCGCCAAGGGCGCAGGCTGGACGGCAACGACGGGCAGGATCGAGCAAACCAACGCTCTCGGCGTGACGCTCTCCTACTCGAACCCCGTCAATAAGCGCTTCACCACGACTTCGACTTTTCCGCTCTCATCGATCGACAGGATCGAGTACATCGCGGTTACCTCGGCCATCGATCACGAGATCGACCGCGAAACCGACGCGAGCATCGCCGAGAAAGCCCGCGAGATCCGGGCGGACGGTCAACTAGA
The DNA window shown above is from Microbacterium murale and carries:
- a CDS encoding single-stranded DNA-binding protein, which translates into the protein MNVRYAGTNWYNVSAFRQLADHAKSSLHQGDAVIVTGKLKLREWENAERKGMSADIEAEAIGHDLRWGASAFVKASRPSSGQDSAPVGVDHATGEVLDAESDPAMDDSAEDEGVGSLEPAMALGGTPWSTGD
- a CDS encoding recombinase family protein, which encodes MTRNPRRAAIYARISQDTEGAEVGVSNQVASARALAQDHGLEVVATYQDNDTGASSLSKKARPDFAALIAAAARGEFEVILAYSMSRLTRRPAEWETLITLAQTHKIEFIYRVSPRYDLNTADGRATARTVAAWDAAEAERTGERVRMAKTAALAKGKDLGGPRPFGWEPSRREHRPAEAEAIRSAAAAILAGASVSSVAKAWTAAGIAPPRAGRPSRNGGTASHQWRPQAVRHILSNPRQIGRMVVKGVDYGRVAEPILTDHDHAALLAIFANPARKPKRGPEPLTSTAQQLVKCGTCGGSMSAGYSRGYRSIRCADASYRPGPHPVIALTIAEAQLGAAALWALTFQQPKEIESVTPEVATLQVKIADDKAKLERVTAAFIGGIGDLDYLGRESVTLKGAIADAQSRLDALLAHSDSAGAVAVARQFVTGWGEGASLIEISPEKAFGGAWGEYWQSLEIPARRRLLRGLFRDIRTVAADDSDPGRFIYDGVRLHVSAAEPRPFDLSNLNPDDAF